The following DNA comes from Methanosarcina vacuolata Z-761.
CCAACTTATCCTTCTCAACCCTGAAAATAAAATGCTTATCCAGAAAAGGGCACCTCAAAAACGGTGGTTTCCGGGCCGTTATACATATTCGGTAAGCGGTACTGTAGCAAATGAGTCTTATGAAGCCTGCATGGCACGGGAAATGCTTGAAGAAATAGGAATCTCGGTTCCCTTCCAAAAATTATTTAAAATTCCCTGTATCATCGAAAACAAAGGAGCCTTCCATATGGTATTTTCAGGCCTATGCTCGGAAAAAACTGCAAGCTTAATTCGGCCTGACCCGGAAGAAGCCGTATCTGTAGAATGGGTTGAACTTGAAGAACTGCACAGGGCTGTCAAAACTGAACCTGAGAAATATACGCCTTCCCTGCGAGAAGGAATTATAAAAATTTTCCACGAAGGGTGCGAAAAATATATTTTTTGAGATATAATTTTTTCTGGTATTTTATTCTTGGTATTTTATTCTTGGTATTTTATTCTTGGTATTTTATTCTTGGTATTTTATTCTTGGTATTTTATTCTTGGTATTTTATTCTTGGTATTTTATTCTTGGTATTTTATTCTTGGTATTTTATTCTTGGTATTTTATTCTCATCTATCGTTTGCTGAATAATCCGCTTAATAGTCGTATTCACCCGGTGCATGTTTTGAACCGGCATATTCACCTACAATGGGAATGTGTTCCCCACATTTCGGGCAGGTTTTCTCAGGTGTGATCTCATACTTTTCAATGTCGAAATAGCCACGCTTGATCAACATTTTTCCGCAGTTCGGGCAGAAAGTATTGTTGCGGTCACTGCCAGGAACGTTGCCCATGTAAACATACTTCATTCCTTCTTCAGTTGCAATTTTACAGGCTTCCTGCATGGTTTTTACAGGCGTCGGGTAGAGGTCCTGCATCTTGTACTGGGGATGGAAACGAGTAAAATGCAGTGGAGTCTCAGGTCCGAGATTTTTATACACCCATTTTGAAAGTTCCCTTATTTCATCAAGGGAATCGTTTACACTTGGAATAATGAGGTTTGTAATCTCAACATGTATTCCAAGTTGTTTTGCAAGGGCAGAAGCTTCGAGCACAGGGGCGAGTTTTGCGCTGGCGACATCGTGGTAGAATTTTTCAGTGAATGCTTTGATATCGATATTCGCGGCATCCAGATAGGGTGCTATATTCCTGAGAGCATCAGGCGTCATATACCCATTTGTCACATAGATTGTTCCA
Coding sequences within:
- a CDS encoding Nudix hydrolase, whose product is MAELITEVDKNDNVLGLREREEFYSGKHIHRAAQLILLNPENKMLIQKRAPQKRWFPGRYTYSVSGTVANESYEACMAREMLEEIGISVPFQKLFKIPCIIENKGAFHMVFSGLCSEKTASLIRPDPEEAVSVEWVELEELHRAVKTEPEKYTPSLREGIIKIFHEGCEKYIF
- the amrS gene encoding AmmeMemoRadiSam system radical SAM enzyme gives rise to the protein MGIAVIKEAMLYEKIGDNKVHCKLCAHSCKISQGKRGFCGVRENRDGKLYTLIYGTVSSEAVDPVEKKPLYHFYPGSYVHSVGSIGCNFRCKHCQNWSISQVCLEDAYTMDIPPEELVERALLSRSSSIAWTYNEPTIWHEYTYECAKMAKEAGLGTIYVTNGYMTPDALRNIAPYLDAANIDIKAFTEKFYHDVASAKLAPVLEASALAKQLGIHVEITNLIIPSVNDSLDEIRELSKWVYKNLGPETPLHFTRFHPQYKMQDLYPTPVKTMQEACKIATEEGMKYVYMGNVPGSDRNNTFCPNCGKMLIKRGYFDIEKYEITPEKTCPKCGEHIPIVGEYAGSKHAPGEYDY